Genomic DNA from Bosea sp. (in: a-proteobacteria):
TCAGGAGGATCAGGCGCATGATGAGGACCATGAAGACGGCTCTTTTGCTGGCGGCTTTGCTCGCCGCAGGAGCGGCGCAAGCGCAGGTGAATTGCGGCGCGACCAGCGGCCGGGTGAATATCGTTGGCAACGAGTTCCCGGCGATCAAGACCGTGGCGGCCAATGCCGCCAAGTGCCAGACCGGTTCTCTCACCGTAAAGTCGAACCTCACAGCGAACCACCAGCGCATCAATCTGCCCGGCATGCAGGGCAATCCGGCGGAATACACCTCGGCCATCGTGGCGACCTCGTCGATCGTCGCTCTCATCAATGAGAACGTGATCCGCCCGCTCGATGCGCTCGTGGCTGCTCACGGGCAGGACATTCCGAAGAACCAGTTCATCACCATTGACGGCAAGGTGATGGCCGTGGCCTTCATGGCGAACTCCCAGCACCTCGTCTATCGCAAGGATCTCCTGGCACAGGTCGGCGCCGAGCCGCCCAAGACCTACGAGGACATGATCCGGATCGGCAAGCTGCTGCGCGAGCGTGGCATCGTGAAGAACCCGATTGGCGGAGCCTACAAGGCGGGTTGGTCCCTCGCGCAGGAATTCGTCAACATGTACACCGGCCATGGCGGCGAGTTCTTCAAGGCCGGCTCGGCGGAGGCAGCCATCAACAATCCGCGTGGCATCGCAGCGCTCAATACCATGAAGGCCTTGTCCGAGCTGATGCATCCGGATTTCCTGACGCACGACAACAACGAGACCAGCGCCGAGTGGAAGTCGGGCAACGTTGCGCTGATGAACATGTGGGGCTCGCGCACCGGCGTACTGATGGCGAAGGAAGGCAACGATCCGAAGGTCTCGGAGAACACCGCCGTTGGCGCGCCGATGACGGTCGGCGGCGGCAATATCCCTGCGACCACGCTCTGGTGGGATGGCTGGACGGTTGCACGAAACATCCCTGATGAGGATGCCCGCGCCACTTTTGTCGCCATGAAGAACGGCATCGCGCCGTCCATTCTGACGGACCAGACCATGGGCGAGGCCGTCTGGATGATCGCCGGCTACAAGCCCGCCCCGGTGAACCAGGGCGTGATGCAGACAATGGCAATGGGCGCGAAACCCTACCCGATGCTGCCCTATATGGGCCTGCTTCACACCGCGCTCGGCGACGGCCTTGCCCCGTTCCTGCAGGGCCGCAAGGATGCCGCGACGACGCTCGCGGACATCGAGAAGGCCTATGCCACGGCGGCGAAGGAAAAGGGCTTCCTGAAGTAAGTCGCTTCGCACGATCCTGACGGCGGCGGGATCTTCGCCGCCGTCATGCCCAGTCCCGATCCGCTGCACTATGAGGCGTATCCTCCAGTTTGCCGCGCTGCCGCTTGCGCGAACGATGTGTCATGAAACACGCGACATTCCTGCGCTTCTTCGTGCCGACGGCGACAGCTATGCTGCTGTTCATCGCCCTGCCGATCATCTCGGTGCTGATCCAGTCGACCCATGTGCCGCATGATCAGGTCGTCGTGGAATCCCAGAACTGCACGCCCTTCGGCTGCACGAAATCCACCACGATCGATCAGGCTGCCACGCGCAAACTCCGGGAGGAAAAGCCGCTCGGTCGCTTCGTCGGCGCAGCGATCTATACGGATCGGTCCCATCTGGCTTTCGGGGAATTGTCCGAGGCCTGGGCACGGGCTGGCGGAATGGGCGATTTTCTGAAGCGGTTGATGGACCTGCCCTTTTACAAGGCTCTTGCCTTCACGCTGACCTACATGGTTTTCGTGACCCCGCTCTCGATCATGCTTGGGTTTGTCGTGGCTCTGGCAGTCAATGCCATTCCGCGGCTCATGCGCGGTCCGGTGATCTTTTTCTCGCTTTTGCCGATGATCGTGACACCGCTTGTGGGCGCGTTGATCCTGTTCTGGATGGTGGATTCGCGCGGCATCATCGGTGCGGCGGTGCAATGGCTTTTGAACGATCCGAACCTGTCGCTCAAGGCCTCTACGCCACTGACCTGGATCATGCTGATCGTCTACGGCACATGGTCCTCTGCACCATTCGCTTTTGTCGTCTATTACGCCGGTTTGCAGACCCTGCCGCAGGACACCATGGAAAGCGCGATGCTCGACGGGGCCTCGCGCAGGCAGCGCATCCGCTACATCGTCCTGCCGCATCTCTTGCCGCTCACGACCTTCATGTTCCTCATCAAGATCATGGATAATTTTCGGGTTTTCGAGCCGATTGTCAGCTTCAACGCCGGCGCGCATGCGCAATCGCTCTCCTACTTCATCTATTCCGATCTTGGTGGCGAGACGCGGCTCCTGTCTTCTGCAGCGGCAACCTCGGTGCTGACCATCGCCGGTGTGCTGGTGCTGTTGTCGCCAATCCTCGTGCGCACATGGCGCCAGTTCGGCAAGGCCTGAGGAGGCAGAGATGTCCGTTCGCACCCAGAGACGCCCGCTCAGCCTCAACCTGGTTCTCAGCCTCTTCATGGTGCTGTGGCTGGTGATCGCGATCTTCCCCTTCGCCTGGACCCTGTGGGGCAGCTTCAAGGTGGAAGGCGATTTCTTCTCGAAGGCGAGTTGGTGGAACGCCCTGTGGGGGCCGCTGACACAGCTCGATCATGGCTCGGCTTTCACCGGCGCGGGATATCACGGCGCCTGGATTAAAGAGGAGTTCTGGCGGGCGGCTCTCAATACATCGATAGTCGTTGTCTGCGTCGTGGTTGTTTCGCTGACCTTCGGAACGCTCGGAGGTTATGCGCTCAGCCGCTCCAGGTATCGTTACGCCTTCTGGCTGCTGATTATCGCGCTCGTCTTCCGGGCCATGCCGCCGGTCACGCTGGTCTCGGGCTATCTGCTGCCCTTCTACCAGTGGAACCTGTGGGGGCATCTGCCGACCGCGATCATCGTGCTGGTGGCGATCAACCAGCCCTTCACCCTGTGGATGCTCACCGCCTTCTTCAAGAACATCCCGAAGGATCTTGACGAAAGCGCGCGCGTGG
This window encodes:
- a CDS encoding sugar ABC transporter permease, with the protein product MKHATFLRFFVPTATAMLLFIALPIISVLIQSTHVPHDQVVVESQNCTPFGCTKSTTIDQAATRKLREEKPLGRFVGAAIYTDRSHLAFGELSEAWARAGGMGDFLKRLMDLPFYKALAFTLTYMVFVTPLSIMLGFVVALAVNAIPRLMRGPVIFFSLLPMIVTPLVGALILFWMVDSRGIIGAAVQWLLNDPNLSLKASTPLTWIMLIVYGTWSSAPFAFVVYYAGLQTLPQDTMESAMLDGASRRQRIRYIVLPHLLPLTTFMFLIKIMDNFRVFEPIVSFNAGAHAQSLSYFIYSDLGGETRLLSSAAATSVLTIAGVLVLLSPILVRTWRQFGKA
- a CDS encoding extracellular solute-binding protein yields the protein MKTALLLAALLAAGAAQAQVNCGATSGRVNIVGNEFPAIKTVAANAAKCQTGSLTVKSNLTANHQRINLPGMQGNPAEYTSAIVATSSIVALINENVIRPLDALVAAHGQDIPKNQFITIDGKVMAVAFMANSQHLVYRKDLLAQVGAEPPKTYEDMIRIGKLLRERGIVKNPIGGAYKAGWSLAQEFVNMYTGHGGEFFKAGSAEAAINNPRGIAALNTMKALSELMHPDFLTHDNNETSAEWKSGNVALMNMWGSRTGVLMAKEGNDPKVSENTAVGAPMTVGGGNIPATTLWWDGWTVARNIPDEDARATFVAMKNGIAPSILTDQTMGEAVWMIAGYKPAPVNQGVMQTMAMGAKPYPMLPYMGLLHTALGDGLAPFLQGRKDAATTLADIEKAYATAAKEKGFLK
- a CDS encoding carbohydrate ABC transporter permease, producing the protein MSVRTQRRPLSLNLVLSLFMVLWLVIAIFPFAWTLWGSFKVEGDFFSKASWWNALWGPLTQLDHGSAFTGAGYHGAWIKEEFWRAALNTSIVVVCVVVVSLTFGTLGGYALSRSRYRYAFWLLIIALVFRAMPPVTLVSGYLLPFYQWNLWGHLPTAIIVLVAINQPFTLWMLTAFFKNIPKDLDESARVDGCTPFQAFRHVIIPVMWPGVITTGLFSFLLAYNDFVVTSMLLSKQNQTMIPKIASFLGTTQTEGNVMFAVSSVVSVTVPLFLLVMFFQRQIVSGLTAGAVKG